The genomic stretch TCTGCAACAGTTCAAAAAAGAAATAGACTGGGAGAGCTTATTCGTAGCAGATTGTGCGTTCTACAGCCGCGAGAACTTAGCACTGAGTAGCAACAGTTAGGAGAAATTGAAATTGAAGAAATTCGCTCCACATCGGGGAGTCAGAATCAAGAAAGAGGTTATCGAGTTCGAGCAACAGCCTGTGAGTCTCCGGAAAAACTAGCCCCTTTGAAGATTGCAGCCGGACGCTTTATTTTGGCAACTAATATTCTTGATGAGA from Oscillatoria sp. FACHB-1406 encodes the following:
- a CDS encoding transposase — encoded protein: MCSGDGDIPLWMKTDSGNASDTEQFAKILQQFKKEIDWESLFVADCAFYSRENLALSSNS